One genomic window of Tachypleus tridentatus isolate NWPU-2018 chromosome 12, ASM421037v1, whole genome shotgun sequence includes the following:
- the LOC143235843 gene encoding uncharacterized protein LOC143235843 isoform X2, translated as MMFLFSFCANRFSEVAVGTKGSIAIGVLYSIGMISTIVLQVMGLLDDFLDNTEFRFIIIILSVMGQVCVTLMSMIFLQNSKYGRKFLLGCIIWFVIILLSLASVTVMYEEVYFADVETGS; from the exons atgatgtttcttttttcattttgtgCTAATCGATTTTCCGAGGTAGCAGTTGGAACCAAAGGAAGCATAGCTATTGGTGTTTTATACAGT ATAGGAATGATATCAACTATTGTACTTCAAGTAATGGGGCTACTAGATGACTTCCTTGATAATACAG AATTCcgtttcataattattattttgtcagtgaTGGGCCAAGTTTGTGTTACTTTGATGTCTATGATATTTCTACAAAATTCCAAG TATGGAAGGAAATTCCTCCTTGGTTGCATCATTTGGTTTGTCATCATACTTTTAAGCTTAGCCTCGGTGACAGTGATGTATGAAGAAGTGTATTTTGCTGATGTAGAAACG GGTTCTTAG
- the LOC143235843 gene encoding uncharacterized protein LOC143235843 isoform X1 encodes MMFLFSFCANRFSEVAVGTKGSIAIGVLYSIGMISTIVLQVMGLLDDFLDNTEFRFIIIILSVMGQVCVTLMSMIFLQNSKYGRKFLLGCIIWFVIILLSLASVTVMYEEVYFADVETYTAGLVKEVVAPCLTVFVGFYFLICAIHHYQAMGKKLSTTSDITIC; translated from the exons atgatgtttcttttttcattttgtgCTAATCGATTTTCCGAGGTAGCAGTTGGAACCAAAGGAAGCATAGCTATTGGTGTTTTATACAGT ATAGGAATGATATCAACTATTGTACTTCAAGTAATGGGGCTACTAGATGACTTCCTTGATAATACAG AATTCcgtttcataattattattttgtcagtgaTGGGCCAAGTTTGTGTTACTTTGATGTCTATGATATTTCTACAAAATTCCAAG TATGGAAGGAAATTCCTCCTTGGTTGCATCATTTGGTTTGTCATCATACTTTTAAGCTTAGCCTCGGTGACAGTGATGTATGAAGAAGTGTATTTTGCTGATGTAGAAACG TACACCGCAGGTCTAGTAAAGGAGGTGGTTGCACCATGCCTTACAGTATTTGTAGGT TTCTACTTCCTTATCTGTGCCATTCATCACTACCAAGCCATGGGTAAGAAGCTGAGCACGACCTCTGACATTACCATATGTTGA